CTTTGACGAACTAAAGTAGCTGCATCTTTGACACTCTCGCtgtgaatattatttaaagaGCCTGTAAAACTTTTAGAACCGAGAGATGCAGGTCCATCTGTCATTGTCATATCTGGAAAAGCACCAGATAAAAGTGGTTCTACTTTACTAATGTCAAATTCAACCCTTAACAAGTCTACTATTTCTCTTTCTGGTTTGGTGCCATCAAAAGAAAATTCATCATCAGTTAATTGCTCTACTTTAGTAATTTTCTTAGGAGTAGTGTTACAATCACGTTCAGGAGGCTCAATAGGTTGTGGTGTGTGTTGTGAGCTATTGCTCTTAACCTTGCTGTTACTAATTCCATTTTGGAGGCTATTTACTGAGAACTTTGGTAGACTGTGTGATGCATTACTGGAAGAAACACTATTGCACAAATCCGGAGAATTACTGTTTGTGGTGTTTGTAGAAGCGGATAAACTTTCTTCAAGCTTGTGTTCTCTAAATGTTGTAATGTTACTGTCAAAAACTTGTAGGATTTCTTGAATAGGCTCATGCAGTTGTTCATACTCCTGTGGCAACTCAGGGGCATCGGTGTTGTCCTGAGCAGAGTCTTCATCACTGTCGCCGACATAAGCTTTTAGTTCCACTATCCGTTTCTCAACTTCTTTGGCAAGAAGTTTGTAATATTGCATTTCTTTCCGACATTCTTTGGAGAGCTagaaattaaacaatttttagaAAGAAACTTTTATCCAGTTAAAAAGTTAGACACAGCAAGTTCAAGAAGTTTAGTATGGATGTCTATTGTTTATCCTCTATACCGCCCAGACATTATAAGTATAACTTACCAAGATTCAAATTAGAATGGAACGGGATCTGGGCCTCTGGGTGGCTAGAGGTTAATAATTTTGAAGTAACCCAGACAACACCGATGCTGATACATTGTGTTtaatctactgggccttactgaaaatcagcgtcgcggagtgtgccatgttggctcacaccgtgacaccaagctgagtaaggaccatttagcgcaacctcattctgtttaattatttctagctttagtcttgttatgttgtgctaataaatgctttttctttctttctttctttcttctttaaaGGCAACCAATCAAATACAAACAGTcagataaaaaaactaaacaaattagTACAGAGGTCACAGAATAAATTGTTCCTTTTACCGGTCAACTCTCAGGCACAGATAAAAACCTTGGAGTCTTAAATTTAGAATGGATTATTAACTTTCTTTGCCAACCCAATATCATGTCAGTAAAAAGCGAGGGGTTAATACAGTGATGAGCAAAGTACGGCCGCCGGTCCTTCAAAATAATTTGAGTATATGACCCGCTAAATAATGATCATGCATCTTAGCTGCAATTCTGGCCCCCTCTGAAATCTCTTAAACTTTCTGGTCCCCCATAAAAAAAGTTCGCCCACCATTGGGCACATTTTTTTTCCACATATTATATGGCTATAAGAAGTTGGCTGACCATTGGTGGaccttatatatatttttgcaatAGACTTTATAAAAATTCACTTAAAAGTGAGGATGATGGTACACATTGGTAAATTGGTCAAATAGTGCAAAATATACTCAATATCCCACACAAAAATTTGCAAATTAGTGAGTGGTATACAATTGCTGTTGAAATAAGGATCTTCACTATTGTACAACTTAATAATATTCGGTCACAGATTTGACTACAGCTTTACAAAACTTATGCTTGTCTTGGCTTAATACTCACAAGTGGTGGCAGCAGTGGCACTCCATTTATCTTCATACAGGACACATATTGCCCGGCTTGACGGGACTTAACGTCCCACGGGTCGTTCAtggtatttaatataattacatCGGCAAAAACTGTCCCGATCGCTCACTGAAAATACGCTCGCCTGTCCCGCTACACCCGAACTTGCTAACTCATCCACTTCCCCGCTCACTGGCATAGGAAATTGCGAATCACTTTTGAAAGTTTCCCCTTAATCGCCGCTCTCGAGCCCATAAGGAAACCACTTTCGTTAAAAGCCGACGGCATGTACCGATGAAGTCACGGCCTGATTACGTCAGTTAATAACAACTTTAAACAATTTACGACTTAATTATAAGCTTATCCGAATCACCgttaattaaactttttaatataatgATACGTTCGCACGTTCACTTGGATTGTTTTGGGtaatttgaataaacacgaaGTCCGTAAAGATATGGTAAAGATTAAGGTttttgaaatagaaataaaagtTGTTTTGCTTTCATGCTTTGTTTGAATATGCAAGGGCttatatttgtttgttattattttacacaCCCAATAAGAGCAATGATATTTTTGCCTGGTATTTCAATAGCCAATAGTATTTTTCCCAAAATTAAGAAAAAGAGACGACTGTCGGAAACACACTCGGTGCTTGAACTGTCAAATGGTGTGTTGCCATGACGATGTGAACCGTTATTGTTATGGTTACGAAAGTAAGTACACACTTTTGATGCAAACAATattctgataaaaaaaaacatttaacaaaaaatgtaaacagGTAATATGTATTAGCTGAAGATGTGTTTTCTAGtcagttttaattttgaattacaTTTATAAGTTTTCAAGTCTTGCAACACAGCAGTAATTTTGTGTATGTTcggaaatattattatatgatatttGATGTATACATTTGAATAGAATTATACAGTAATATCGTtacaaaaaataacttttaatgcttaaaattatttacgtaattttaagtattaaaaaaaactaagatatatttaatactgaaatgtcaaaaattatataaccgtagaaaatttatttatgatatccGAAAGCATCCTTACTTTGCACGGCAATGACATTGACAATGACGTGAATGATGTTTAgctgtcaaaattgtcaaattaGTCGTGAATCGTGATTATCTCGTTtcgtaaatttttaataatattttagtataaatatGCTCTCTAAAACGTAACaaacatataaattatatactttATTAACACTTCAAGACATTgccaaatttaattttgaactaTGGAGTTGATTTTATGGAAAAATATTCATCCGGCCGGAAAGCAagcaattttgtgttttttagttTGCGCTTCTACTTTCACGATATCTTTTTTCTCTGGGAGCATCCTGGGCTTCTCTTCGGAGCTGTGGGCGCTGAAGTACTGGGGCCCGGGGCTGTACTTCTGCTTATTTAACTTCATTCTTAGATATTGTTACAGGGGCTTCATATACGAGGTAAGAACTTATTCAATTAGTATATTTTTGCTTATGGAGCAGATTTTTGGGGCTTAGATAGGTAAAGAGTCATAATTAGTATAAACAATATATAGTTTAGTATTGTTTTATTAAGTATCTTATCAAGTCATCATAGAGGGAATTATGTATTTTCGTTATTGAAGGTTCTTACTAATGCTACTGACCTGTGAttatatcagtttttttttaaccatagATCTATAACCTCaacaatacttaaataaaaacagaTTGTTTCTctctaaacattatttttaaagatttgcAACTGAATGTAAAAGACTACCTTCCTGAGACCCAGACgcagttatttaattttttaatttggaaCCTTTTTTTAATCAATGAAAATTCAGAATAGATTctggaatatgtacaaaaaattgTACGGGGGTCTCAGGAGGATTAATCTAATAGAAATACTGATAAGTAAGTGACTTGATAATCTCTCTGTTACCATGATATTCAAATTTTACATTAGGTCTGTGCCAAAAATCAGTGGCATGACTTGCTATAATGCTATGTAATATGATCCAAATCATTTGTTTTTCATTTCATATGATTAAATATTGGCAGGTGTCCGTCAGATCAGCATTTCTTGGTGCGGCTTTCGCCACCGGTCTCCACATCAGCACCTTTGACTCCGGTTGGCGAGTGTTCGGCCTCTACACCATGGCACTGACCTTCTTCCACTTCTCGGAGTTCATGGGGGTGGCACTGACGAACCCTCGGACGCTGTCCATTGACTCGTTCATATTGAATCATAGTTTGCAGTATGGGCTCGCTGCTGTGGCTAGTTGGACAGAGTGGGCTGTGGAGTATTACTTCTTTCCTGGTGAGTTAAgaattttattagcctactttggtgtcccactgctgggcaaaggcttcccctcgttttctccagtcgaccctgtcatcgtcattttcccaccatttgggatAGAATGTGTCCAAGTAGCCTCACTATCCCCTTTGtagtctgcctgaaccccggcctgcaccgtctatggtgttccatgggtcccactcagtaaccattttggcccacctttccggacGACTGCAACAGACGTGCTAATGTATTGGAAACCTTATTTTCAGAAATGAAGACATGCTTTTTGCTGTCGGCAGTAGGATTCCTTATGTGCATCGGTGGCGAGCTGCTGAGGAAGTCAGCCATGTTCACGGCCAAGACCAACTTTAATCATACTGTATGTACTAATATTTCTAACAAACAATTTCTAAGCAATTATACCTGACCGGGCGAATgatgattaatttttttttataataagacTATTCAAAAGCGACTTGGAGGAACTATCATAGGATAGATCATCATccaaccatcatcatcatcatcatcgtcatggggatcgacgaccggtctggcctagtgggtattgactctgcctgtgaagcccgatgcatttattttttttatttttttatttatttatttgggaaacatacagcacataataatacaataaggtaaaagatatagtaagaacataggccaaaagagtttccacttatagttaatacaaaattcctttgctccgaaaaaaaagtacaattattaggtattttgaatttaaagttgaatttaacaataacattgagtaataataacaagcataatttagaatttggaaaataacaagcacaattttcaatttagaatttgaaatcaaataggtacaattacaataacaatcataacaatacaacacaagattacaattttattactagccacgagttaacgaaatttgccatctattatatttttttattttgtttgatgacagaaacaaatctattacacctatgctggaacaaatcaatgtgtgaatatttcttattgaatatattgcatgctcttgctaaaaatttgttgtttacatattttttgcgagTGAATGGAACTGATAGTAAAGCGGTGGACCGTGTACGATACGTAGGACATCTAAATGACACCTTGCTGAGAAGTTCTTCcgaatcaattaaattatttaatattttgtacaagaAAATTACATCCCGCTTTTCTCTTCTCACTTGCAAGGACTCAAAATTCTCGGGCTTAAAAGAtttgaatttatacttcatacgattaagaaactttttttgaacACTTTCTAATGAATTAATGTGCACTAAATAGTTGGGACTCCAAACTGTAGATGCGTATTCCAAATATGACCTTACATATGCATTATATAAAAGAAGTAACGTTGTGGGgtttttaaaatctttactttGCCTAAAAATGAAACCAAGCATTTTGTAGGCTTTAGATGTTATCTTATCTATGTGTGAAACCAATTGAATTTTACTGTCTAAATATACTCCCAAATCTCTAACCTCCGTAACTCTAGTAAGCTGTTGGTTTCCGATGGTATAATTAAAGTTTATAGGGTCAAGCTTCCGCGtaaatgtaataattgaacatttatttatgtttaagtacaggttattacataaacaatagttGTCCAATCTATTAAGGTCATCCTGCAAATTGACACAATCAGCCTCGGACTTCACAATGGTAAATATCTTAGTATCGTCAGCATACAATAATACTTTAGAATTCAAAAAACAGTTAATGACATCATTGATATATATGTTAAATAGTAGTGGTCCTAAATGCGAGCCCTGTGGGACCCCTGACGTAATAGGCACAAAACTAGAGGTGTATCCTTTGATAGTAACTGCCTGAGTTCTATCCCGCAAGTACGATGTGAGCCAACGCAACAAGTCTCCATGGATACCGAACATTTcaagtttatttaataagacagagtgtgaaattttatcaaatgcctTTGAGTAATCGGTATAGATAGCATCGACTTGGTAATTCTTGTCCATTGCGCTTAGAACATAATCAAGGAGCTCGCACAAATTAGACTCAGTTGACCGTTTATTAATGAAGCCATGCTGCTGCGTCATTAACATCGGTCTTATTGTTGGGTAGAGCGTGTCATAAACTATTTTTTCAAATAGTTTAGGAAGTATAGACAATTTGGAAATGCCGCGGTAGTttctaatattatgtttatcaccacttttaaaaataggcacaatgatagattttttccaaatttttggtAAGGACCTAGACCTAAGTGAAATGTTGTAGAGTAAACATACCGGTAATGCAAGAGACTTACTGCAACGTTTTAAAAACACAGGATGAATGCCATCCGGGCCACTGCCTTTGGATTCTTTTAATTTCTTCAAGTATTTTTCCACCAGAGGTGCGTCAATATGAACGCTATTAATAACACAATTTTGTGGGCTATTGACACTAGGCATGGAAGTTGAGATAGGTTCAAATACTGAATGAAAAAAGTCACTAAATAGATTAGCCGTGCTGACTCCATCGTTTGCCGTAATATTGTCTAAATAGAGCGAATCCGGAATACCAGTGCTATCCTTCCTGGATTTTATAAATGACCAAAACGACTTAGAgttaacttttatattattttcagccctagagataaataaattgtagCAAGAAATTTCttcgttttttattttagagcGTAAATTAGAAAAAGCGTTATAGTCAGCTACTCGTccatatattttccattttttgtgtatcttgttttttttcttaattaacgTGATAAGATTACGGGAATACCAAGAAGGAAAATTACTTGGTTTTGTAACTGTTTTGGAGGGAACTAATTcttgaattatattatttatagtggTGTATAAGTCATTGACTGCACTCTCGATATTATTAGTATCTAGTTGCGTCTCCCAATTGatttccctcaatttcaaattaattttattataatcggCGGCAAAAAATCGACGTACTACACGCGGGGCCGGTTTTAGAAGACGCTCAGTCGAACCAATTTCAATCGTTATACAAAGGACTGGGTGATGAGCGTCTATAGGTACAAGAGGGTCCGCGCTAGCTACCTCACACAAGTGATTAGAAAGGACTAGGTCCAGATGCCTACCGTTCTTATTAGAAATGTGATTATATTGTTCAaagtttgtaaattgtaaaaatgcTGATAGCTGGGCTGTGAGGCTGTTAAAGTTAGGATTACCTAACCTAAGGCTATGAGGGCCCTGATCAAGTTGGCTCCAAACCGCATCTCCGATGTTAAAGTCACCTAGAACCAGAAATATATCATCGGGATAATCCGCATGTAAGTCAgacaaatactcaaaaaatagtGATTCGGAATCCATTAGTTCCTTACTTGGGGGGAAGTAACAAGTAAACAACCTTAATTTTTTAGATACTGGCCCTTGAGTTATATGAATATCAAGACATGTAACGTCGGCGTCCGGGAGCGCCACGAGAGGgcgcgcgccggcgccgcgcgcgtcAGCCCGCAGGTCGCGGCGCACCGCTATCAACGTGCCGCCACCCCGCGTCACCCCTAGTCTCTCACAGTCTCGGTCCGTCCTGTACACGTTGTACCTCGAATCAAACAATTCTGAGTCATAAATGCCAGGAACCAGCCACGTTTCAGTAATACATATGAagtcataattatatttcaatagATTTCGAAAAAATACAGTAGTTTTAGTCCTGAGTCCACGAGCATTTTGATAGTATAGCTTAAATcccattaaataaaattgataagaTGATATTATAGTACGCATGTAAAGTtcgcttatttaatatttggtccgttaataaaatatgtatgtacaaatttTCTGTTAAGATTTTAAAATACTCTCGCAAAATAAATGCAAACATAACTCGTAAACAAAGCACCACTATGATAAATACAAAACAACAGTAAGTAATAGTTTTGTTTCTGAAATACAAATATAGTTCAACCAATAtggataaaaatattaatattaatccgAGAACATATCCTATAAACAAAAACGACAACATGGGCAGGGTCACGCTTATGTTATTTTGTTTAACGCTTCCTCAGTCGTAATGTACAGAATCGGTGAATTATCCGTCTTCCGCACCATCACCGTACAATTCCGGACCCAACAATACTTGTACTGCTTTTGAGTTTTTCTGAGTTGAGCCTGTTTAAGCAAGAACTTGTTGAATCCGGACAGGTGGTCATTAACGTATATGCGAGAGTCGTTGTCGGTAAATGGTCCGgcatggtcctgggttcaagtcctaagggcatttatttgtgtgatgagcacacatatttgttcttgagtcatggatattttctatatatttaagtatttgtttattatatatatagtctgagtacccacaacacaagccttcttgagcttaccgtgggacttcgtCAATTTGTGTACCCTACCCTATAATAGTAGAAGTAGGTATAAGTTTGAAAAAGCTGGGTTTTTCCCCTGTCACTCGATGCCCGCCTGTCTTGGGCTATCTGGTCGCAAGTATACAGGTGTACAATGTATAAAGACAGTTGACATCTGTTAAATCTGTTTGCAGGTGCAGTTCGTGAAGAAATCGGACCACGAGCTAGTGACGCACGGCGTGTACTCACTGTGTCGGCATCCGAGCTACGTCGGCTGGTTCTATTGGTCCATCGGCACACAGGTATTCTGCTGAAACAAACTATACGAATGTCATCTAAAAAGGTAGCTATGTGGAATATGTACCTACGTCAGCTGCTCATCCGAATTCCGAACATAAAAAACGCCTGCAGATTTCTTTGCAGCAACGTTGCATATCATGAGAAAAGGTCACGGAACATTCGGAAACGACCGAAATGTCAACGGGTAACCATATAATGTTGCATCTTATATTAAGCTGACTTTTTTCATAGAGTAtaatttgacaaattttcaattgaattaaaaaattaaaaatagcttTTGTAGTGCTCACCTACTCAACCTACTCTCGCAACTGCAGCTGACTTCTGTTCTGAAGTATTTCACGAGTTATTGACGCCTGATCGTTGTGAAAATCTGTTACTTTCTTGCGATATAAAACtagacattaaataattttacggtttagactcacttgttttagtcacatGTGCATTGcttactgccgctgccgcgcgcagcggcagtacgcaatgcacggtcgtcgtgaacgctgctcgcactattagtgcttgagaaaggagacctacgctctccgaaacatgtcgcgcgagtgactaaaacaagtgagtctaaaccgtaaaatgatttaatgttagtatgtctcacaacagtttaaattcgaataaaaCTAGACTTTTGCCGTTCTAAGAAATTTCTTGTCTCAGTTTTGTACACGGAGAACGTTCTCGCAAGTCTCGCAATGGCACAACTCTATATAAACCCCTTCTTGTCCCCAGATCACCCTGCTAAACCCAATCTGCGTGGTGCTATACACCTTGGCCTCCTGGCTGTTCTTCCGCGAACGCGTCGAGGCCGAAGAACTCACGCTCCTGGCCTTTTTCGGCCCTCAGTACGAGAGATACTGTCGGGACGTTGGGACAGGACTACCTTTCATTAAAGGGTATGACCCTGATGAAGAGAAGGTAAAACAACGGAGTTATTGAGAAATTATAAGAGCGTAAGTAAATACAGAGCGTGCCAAATAGACTTTTGAATCACAAGGCGCTCTTTTTGTACCAATTACTAGGTTAAATAATCATCATAACTAgcgttataacatttaaaattttcgcgttttgaacacatattaaatcacatttacaatcgagtctatcggtaaataaaggtaacaaaataaattcgcgatagacccgctCGTAAATGTGAATTAATATAACTAGCGTTGTTTTAGGGTtagttgcaccaaccataatAAGCGGACTAATCCACGTCACGTACGTGTAGCgaattgattatttcaatttgacatattatatttatttcaatttatttattgtaatattattGATTATAAATTTGCAAGCTTGCGTGCAGGCTAGATAATGAATTGTAACACAGTGTATTATAATCCCCATACTGGTatcctgccttttcgccgaaaattgtattgccgaatttcatttgccaaccaacttttcgcttaagtttcatttggccgaataacttttaccaaataattatttcgcaaccatttcatttcccaaccccatagttaggaaatgaaaatgacgtactaggttgggttaggttaggttcgattatgtaaagttgggaaatgaaattcggccaaatgagacttctgcgaaaagttggttggtaagtgaaattcggcaatacaattttcggcgaaaaggcagagaaccccccatactgtatcaatgcaaataaataatttctgatttcactcagcagtgaactatgaaacttcttatacaatacaattttgcggaTTCTTTAACTGTGATGGTTTGGTACAACCGACCCTAAGCCTTTTGTCACGGCTCGCTAAGGGACTACCCTAATGAGTAAAATAatacttgacaaaaatgttcaaGAGGAAAACAATTTAACATTACTACTTTTGACTAGTTAACCCATACAGTAGATTCACATGCAACaagtaaaacatatttaaatgttGTTCTATttcgtcattaaaaaaaaacaagaaactaTTTCCAAGGCACCATCCCATAGTCTTTGTCGGTTTGATTCTATTCTAACTCTGACTAttcattttgtaaatattttcgtATTTTCATAACGTTGCATTTAAATGCGATTTGTACAGCACAATACTTATGTGTTCATaagtatgtttttaaaatagtCTGGGACTTGAGTATATATTCTAAAACCTTATATATaagtagtattttgtatgtaagtatataaagtAGCTTATGATTTTAGGCAGAtgaataaaagttttaaaagatgtattttttttgtgtataattatttactcatttattgttatttgcAAATAACCCTAtgcatatataattatatatgcaAAAAATTTGAACAGTTGTCAAACGTAATATTTATGTGTACTTATAcgtatattttatagtttatttatgtaataactCGAACAAATATAACCAATAAGACAGATTAATATCTAGTCGAAGCATTTTTCTTCGTAACTACTAATGTCCATGTGtactaatatatatttatttactagtacTTAAGTGATCGAGTCAGACTGCTTAAAACTTTCaccatttttaaacattatttaattataaaaagcgattaagtcccgttttataatttaataacgagTCGGACTGtaagcagaagttgctaagcgggctaggtgttcaaaatgatcttgacgcgactttattgttaagagaataagagcgtgtcaaggtaattttgaacacctcgcccgcttagcaacttctgctacagactatgtatttttaaataagagGATATTCAGCATTCTATTAACTATTTAGCAAAGTCTATTTAGGTATAAGTACATTAAGAATGTTACCATTTTTCTCGATCAATGTACAAAAAGATGTTGTATATCATAGTTTATGTTTAAACCACCTCTTCATGCATATATGTGTATGTAGATAATTTATCTCTCACAATAATAGGCTATAGATTTATCGTATGGCACATAAACTACAACAGAAATAGTAAATAGAAAcgtggcagggtcgccatgtgctGCGGGAAGTTGGAGGAACAATTAAACAAGTGAATGCTAAAAGCCTAAAGTTTTATTCAATAAACACGTAATTTATAGCTACGAAAACAGTAAGGttgcattattatttacttatgatCAACTCCTTACAACAAGATACTggatacaatagttatttacgatacaagtgcgaaaaagaggaaattcgaaacgagtggcgataaattataacacgaccgaagggagttgcgaattacctattcgcacgtgtatcgtacaacgttttacagtacatatggcagtttCAAGTTTTGACATAGTTATGAAATAtgctaatttacgcactagtgcagaaaagtagcaccatatgtactgtaaaacatattatacaacgtaatattgtcttcggttaccgcgatagttactcatgaaataaaactatgaaaacggattatatcgcgtatattgcgCGGTTTTCATAGTATACAACGGTTACCCCTTTAATGTACATTCGGTGATTAGCCcttgtttttgtattaaattCATTAGATTTTAgctgtttattaaaaattaacggGTGATAATTTGGCTCATGGAATTTATTTAATCAAAAGTGCTTTGGAGTCAATTGAGGCTTGCATTGGTCATTATCTTTGCTGGCCAGACACTACCACTTTTGCATGCTATCTTCAAGGATGCAAGGGTGgctataaaataagtgcatttccgtcgccagggaggttttgggattatactgagcaacttttactatgggaccaaccacgaaatcg
The window above is part of the Cydia strobilella chromosome 12, ilCydStro3.1, whole genome shotgun sequence genome. Proteins encoded here:
- the LOC134745802 gene encoding protein-S-isoprenylcysteine O-methyltransferase — its product is MELILWKNIHPAGKQAILCFLVCASTFTISFFSGSILGFSSELWALKYWGPGLYFCLFNFILRYCYRGFIYEVSVRSAFLGAAFATGLHISTFDSGWRVFGLYTMALTFFHFSEFMGVALTNPRTLSIDSFILNHSLQYGLAAVASWTEWAVEYYFFPEMKTCFLLSAVGFLMCIGGELLRKSAMFTAKTNFNHTVQFVKKSDHELVTHGVYSLCRHPSYVGWFYWSIGTQITLLNPICVVLYTLASWLFFRERVEAEELTLLAFFGPQYERYCRDVGTGLPFIKGYDPDEEKVKQRSY